The Scatophagus argus isolate fScaArg1 chromosome 12, fScaArg1.pri, whole genome shotgun sequence genome includes the window TCAGGGAGTATGTGCGCACTAGTGCAAATGTGTAGATGAGTGTCTGAGATGAAGAGCAGGGAGGTGTCATGTTCACCTAtagccactgtgtgtgtgtgtgtgtgtgtgtgttgttgtctcaGAGTCAGTGGTTTGCCCTCTCGCCCCTCCCCTCCAGCGAGGAGAGTAATGAGTTGTTAATCAAAGGATGGGTGAGGGGAGGAACATGGAGCTGTTAGACTGACCTCTacttctcatctcctcctcaccttcccgtttttttcccccagataaaaagaagaaataaaaaaagaatatttcaaaCTTGATGGGTGCAGATTATTCCACTGTGATAATGCGTCCACCCTCCTAGTTGTATATTCACTTCCTTCTTCGTTATGTGACTTGTACTGTcgtttctgtttgtctttcttcagaCAAAGCTGACGATGATTTGGAGATGACCATGGTGTGCCATCGACCGGAAGGCCTCGACCAGCTGGAGGCTCAAACCAACTTCAGCAAAAGAGAGCTTCAAGTGCTCTACCGGGGCTTTAAGAACGTAAGTGACTGCACATGTGCATTTCAAAGGAACCAGTTGTTCTCCTCATAAGGACAACTGTCACCTATACGTGAAACAGACACCCAAAGTGTCCCTGTGTTGATCGTTGGATTGCTTGCTTTAGTGATAACATGCAGAATTAAACTGAAAcgtgaattattattattttttttttttgtgctgggGATTTGCACGTCAGAAAACCAAGAGATTGGCTTAAAGGAATAAAAAATGCTTTCACCATGTTATTATGTCACTAAGAAATACATTTGAGTATATGTATTTGTGATTTAATCCTTGAATTCTTCAGTGTTGTCCTTGGTTGGTCAGTAAACCCAGATTAGCAGGTTCACTATACTATAAGGATTAAAGTGTAGGCAGATAGACTGTGTGATAGACTCAATATGCATCCTGAAAAACATCAATCATCTCTGAATCAAACCTGAGGAAATGAGAGCTGCgaaaacaaaaacccaacacTTTTTGCAATGAAACAGATACCTctttaaaagcacaaagcaaagaTCTAGTTTGGTTAACTAATGCTTCAATGAAGCGTACGATTTTATTCattataaattaaatgttttcttaaacctaatttcagcaccagcagctgtgcagtgtgtgtgaccTGTTAACAGTCAGGTGCAGAATGAGCCTCAGTATCCGTTTGTGTCTTTCCACTGGAAGGCGCTGATACATGAAGATAGTTTTCTTGGAGATGAAATATGATCTCAAGTGTATTTATATTGCTGTGCTGTAGCTACAATTGATTTATTAACACATTTAGCAACATCAAGATTTAATGTATCCCTAAAAGGAAAGATTTCACTGAGAGACCAGTTAATTTTGATACAGGGCCATACATACTGTACGGGTGTGTGTTTGGTTGcattggtgttttattttttcattttattgtaacTCTAAGATGGTGGTATGGTGCTAAAGTATTCAAGTAAACTCAGCGTTCAGTCAGGGACAGATGGATGATTTTGGTGTCTCttttgaaaactgtaaaaactaGACTCAGAAGTGACAGAAGATCAGAATGTTCTTCTGCAGTCTGTGGTTTCTTTTGGTGATATTAGACACTCACGGAGAGGTTTGACTGATCCAGGCAGCCTCTCATCAACTTATGATcctttaatttgtttcattataGTCCCTCCATCAGTATCTGTTCGACCCATCCCTCAGGTTGGTATCCCATGTCCTTACATTCTCTTTCCGTCCcactccctctgtctgtctccaggaGTGTCCGAGTGGAGTCGTGAACGAGGAAACTTTCAAGCAAATATACTCCCAATTCTTCCCACACGGAGGtaaagacagagtgtgtgtgatgctgtttgCGTCTTTGTATCAATATTGCCTGCACTCAGtgtactgaaaaacattttccactttgTCTCCTGCAGATGCCAGCACCTACGCCCACTTTCTGTTCAACGCGTTCGACTCAGCACATACCGGCTCCATAAAGTTTGAGGTTTGCTTGACTGGCGCAGTCTTATGTTTTTGCACACTAATGCGCTAAACTTCCCATTCCGTTTCACTCTTGTGTTTATTTCCGCACTCGTTTTTCATTCtgtcctttttcctctccatcagGACTTTGTGACAGCTCTGTCCATCCTGCTGAGGGGCTCCGTCACTGAGAAGCTCCAGTGGACCTTCAACCTCTATGATATCAACAGAGATGGCTACATCAACAAAGAGGTGTGGATATGTGTATGCCTAACCCTCATTATTTCTTCCAGCTATGGCTGTAtgcacattgtgtttgtgttgttagaTTCATACTTTGCGTCTTACTGCCGCGTGTGTGGCTTCTGTTCCACAGGAGATGACAGACATCGTCAGAGCAATATATGACATGATGGGGAAGTACACTTACCCTGTCTTGAAAACTGACGCACCCAAACAGCACGTGGATGCCTTTTTTCAGGTAACAACACCTGGGTCTTTTATTTGAGTCTCataaaaaacccaacaacacaAGGATTCACCACACAAGGATTCATCAGTCAGACGCATGAATCACATTTCTAgaggcagcaacagcagagaagagaaactgGGTAGTTAGAATGAGCAGCGACATCCACCATGGCTgaagaacaaataaaagtcagaacaaacacacacacacgcagaaatGACTAATGGCAGGTGATTTCTGAGAAATGTagaaacaccacagcaaagaaaacagagaacaaataaaaagcacaacatgCACCCAAAAAATagctatttttaaatatttgttagATTGATTGTGATATATAAATATTGCTGTTCCAGTTGTAACAGGAACCAGACAATGCTACACATGTGTTGGTGCGTTTATTTGCAAGTGCAAAAGCATTTAATTTTTCAGACGATGGTGAATCAGATTGTTCGACTCTGTGGTTTGACTAATCCGTCGACATCACAAAGGAATGTGctaacaacagaaaacaaaaagggaatGAAGTTTTGGGAGGCAAAGTAGGCTATCCTGGCATCTTTGAGCTGGACGGAAAACTATGCTGCAAAGCATGTAGAGCACACACCTCGATGAGAGACCCAGCAGGTTCGCAAGCTCAAGGCAGCACATCCTAGAAAACCACAGGGCGAAACAAGCACTGGATCTCAAAGCAACACCAGCTGGCAGTGCAGCAATGTCGAGGTGGTGACTGCAAGAGCTCGCACACCCATTGATGGGCCATCAGCAGGATTAAAGCTATTATTAAGCTGATGTTTAACTGCACAGTGTCTTAATTACTTAAAATACACCAACCGGCCCCAACattaacacactgacagatgaagtgaataacattagtCATCTGTTTACAAAGCAATATTCTGCGGGTAAACCTCGGATTCTGGCAATCAGAcgcacaccacccacctaaacactgcagaccaaacacACCACCTTCCCCATGGCAAAGGCTCTTCTGTCAGCAGTAGCTTCCCCATGTTGGATAATGTACCccgtcacattttgaaaacagctcaggaatgtctcaaggaccacaacaacgaCCTGCAGACTCCCCATACCCCAACCTGATCaggaatctgtgggatgcaccgtgataagccaaatccaccctcccaccaggtGGGCCCTCCTCCCACCTGGAGGTCTCAGCCTCAATGCACATGACCCAAAGGATACAACATTTCAATGCTGGTGACCATAAAATACCCCCAGAGTTCCCGTGTTTCTttccctgacaggtcagagctgtttttgcagcacaagggggacctacagaatatcaagcaggtggtttaaATGTTGTGACTGTACTGACTTGTATAACGTGACTAAAAATGGCAACAATGTTTTCAGTTTCGACAAACAAAAGCTGACGCCCGGTTACGAGCCAGGAAACcatttttaaaggttttgaggcctgaatgcatttttcatcttaTTCAAGTCTTTTCTTGAGCAGATTATTTATCTTAAGAAGTACAAAGTTTGAAATTCTCTCAGATCATATATCATTAATTTTGCAGGAAgattcaaaattaaaatcaccAAATTTGGAGAGACCTTAATTTCATTGGATTGGAAGGGAATAAAAAATTGTAATTACAAAAACTGTTAATTTTTTCAATAattgaaactgtaaaaattttgtatttttggttaATATCTTAATATTTTCCCTGACACACCTTGGACAAAAGACTtgactgtgtgtgctttgctgtccacagaaaatggacaaaaacagagatggTGTGGTCACTCTTGATGAATTCATCCTTTCTTGTCAAGAGgtatgtcaaaatgtctgctttacAAGTCTCACTACACCGGCTATCAATTATGGCCTTCGCTACCATTTTGTATCATtgtgtgtatctgcagagaGATCACTGACTAATATTTAACAGGCTTTCagtgccccctagtggccagtaaactgaattaaatggttattttttactttgtcttttcacagtCAGCTTCTTACTTTTCCACCTTGTTTGCACAGGATGAGAACATCATGAGGTCTCTACAGctctttgaaaatgtcatctAGACGACAGAGAAGAAGGCGACGGTGCAACAAGCGAaagcacaggaagagagagagagagagagagagagagagagagagagaagggaaaacaataaaaaaagaaaaggaggagaagcagggaTGCACATGAAATAGAGAAGGAACAGCAACTGGAATCAAACAAGGATCTTGTCATTGTGTGTGGGACGGCTGCCGCAGAACTTCATGGAAGCTTGCTGTAACACATCTGGTGACAAAACCATCACCGGTTTTGGAAAATGTCCTCAAGACTTAAACCCTTCATTTGACCTTTTCCCTGTCCATTTAccatgtctctgtctccctcgtCTGTTCCTGTCATTACAGTCACTCTCACCTTGGACATTGTGTAAATACTGATTCTCTCACGTTCAACCAAATACTGTTCTGAAATATGTAAATTGAACCACGTTATCGAACAGGAGTGGAATCCCTAAAAGCAGCTTTGCGGTACGATCAAACAAATGCATATTTAGAAGCTTAAATCTTGGCTATTTTCATCACGAATTTCTGCATCAATACGACATAAGTGAGCAATATTTTCAAGCGTGCAAGATGGAGGTCTGTGGCACATTTAATGTATATGCGGCATAAAAAAAAGTACTCTTGCTgagtaaataaatgtgtgaagCCAGCTGAATCTGACCTCTGCCAGTTTGCGGCCGTCTCATGTCACTTAACAGCTGCATCAAAAGCCCTGTTACTcccactgtgtatgtgtgtgtgtgtgttccagtggTGTCGGTCAGTCTTTTAATGTTGTAATGCTCAACTGTAGATATTTAACTGTTGTAGCTGTAGCTTCTTCTCGCCGTACGGAGGCGTTCGTGTCTCGTCTGCgtgtttctgattctgactatctgtctatctttccGTCAAATTGGATCTAACTGTAATTATTCTACCTTAAATTAAGAGTCCATTTGAAGGCTTGCTGGCACACAGATGCGGAGTGAGGGGacgtgcatgtgtttgtctgtgtgcggTGTCCTGATGTAAAGTTTCTGTTTGCCTGAATTAAGAATTGCTGTCATTTCTCTAGCATGTAGCTTCATCTCGAAGACATCAGTCCGGCTCAACTGAAAATGAGAGTTTCGTCGTCAGTTCTGTCTGTTCAAAAATAACCGACTCAGAGTGGCCAACCCTTTCActgtgagggagagacagaagaggagagctGGAGGGAGGGATAGTGGAGAAAGaacagagggagacaaagatgATAGAATAAGACAGAAGAGAGACCTTTTCACTGACTCTGAAGGAATGGAAGCCATGTTTCAAACAAGAGCCATCGTTTTGAAGATTGagcaggacaaaaaaaaaaaaaaaaaaaaaaatgaaaacaacaaacagatttatAAATGATGTACTGTCATGCCCACTCACTGTGCTAGCAATAGTGTAATAAAAATCCTCGCTGAGATGTGCTGCAGCTCGTCTCCAATGTACCCAGACATACTTCCAGatagactgacagacaggaagacaaacagatgGACATCTTAAAAACGGTCAGAATGAAACCATGTGTGTATTGAAATATTGTATAAAATCATTATATTTATCAATAAACTTTTCAGGAAACAAAATTAGTTcacgccttttttttttctttaactttgtcGCTCCATaacgttttcttttttatatctTAGACTTACTGTGTATTAAAACCtccaaatctgttttttaatcGTGCGCCATaaagagcacagaaaaaaaagagagggggggagggggtcacAAGGAGGATGGTTTATGTTATTTACACGTATACAATGAAAGTACAAAAAGAGTTGTATATTCGTGCCTTAATCCCAAAGCACACGGCCCACAAATAAAGCAAGTAATGTGCATATGAAAAAACGTCACCACCATCACTGAACATGCATCACTCCTTTTATTACCCAACTTACAGCCTCTTTCATATTTTCCTCACTTCTCTCCCCTCTCATCCTGACATCTATTTCCCTTGTATTACTGCTCACAAGCATTTCCCCCATAATGTAACATTTTTTGGGCATCAATTTTCCCGGATTATGGTGGTGCACCACACCTGTGTATGTACAGGTGAATGAGGTGGTGCAGTGTATTTGGAGCGGGTACAGactggaagaaagagagggaggggaaaaaaaataaaatctctgaATCAGTTTTTATCTGAATTTTTGTGATGGCATTTTTactttgattcatttaaaaCTGTATAACACATTTTTTATGCAAACAGCCTAATATAGTGAGGCCTTGTATTTATCTGGCCTTTTCAAAAATGCAGCAAAGCCTGTTTCAGATTAAGGAGACGATTGTATTGACAGAAACAAACTTCACTCGATCGTGTTGTGTCTCATGATAGAGAATTTCCTGCCTCTTTTCATGCCTATGGGGCAAACTGTCTTTCTGCGTCTTATTCTGCTAAAAAGAATAAGTACAAGCATAACAAGAACGATCACAAGGTGACAAGAAATATTCATGACATGTTCAGTTTCCTTTTTGGATCTGAAAAAGTCTCGTTGTTCCCAAGTACAGAGTTGCAAGAATTATTCCAAAAAAGGTTTCTGCTTCAAGAGAGGCGTCACTCACCATCATTTCAGGTCCACGTCACAACCATCCACATCAAAAGGCTGTGACTCattcttcagtttttctgggccaacattttttttttctccatttcatgGATCAAAGTAAGCCCCACTGTAGGACTAATTGAATTCATCTATCCTCCCAGGGATAATAGTTTATGCTTATTGATTAGAGCGTTGTGTCTGGTCCCTATTCCCTGTCCTCGGCCCACGGCTGGAGGTTCTGCAAGGCATACAGGGAGGAGTTATGGGCGCACAGTGGATCCGACACCGCTGATTCGCTGAGGGACTTCTGGAGGGcggactgctgcagctgcaggatgagGCGATTGGCCTGCTGACGCTCcgcctccctctcctctgctgtctgtctcctgaAGGGagacagcagggaaaaaaaataaaataataaaataaaataaacaaataaaataaaaataaaatcattcacAAAGCTACAATAAATAGATAAGTAAAAGGGGGAGTTAAGTAAGATTTAAGGTCGACAAGAGAGAGTCTAGAAGAGTGAAAATTCTCAAAGTCCTCACGACTAAGGTCCTctgacagtaaaaataaaaggatgTCTGGAGCGGTGTAATGATGAGATTTGCCTCAAATgggaataaaaaataaaaaggatgtCTTTGGCTCCCTGTAATAACTGTTAAAAACTATACTTTGGAGATTTAAAAATAGATTCTTTCAGGCTTCTCATTGTTCGTTGTATAAAATGTGGAATAAGAtcaagaacaagaaagaaaaacttccgAGGAAACTGCATTAAAGCtaaaatttatttgtttttgtgtggctTGTAGTTTATTTCTTCCGTGTCGACCAGGGGTCAAATCACAGGAAATTGCGCGTGGGGTCATCTGCTAAACGAGGAAAGTTTGATTTTTGAACGGGACGTTAAAAACAGTGACAACTCTTCGTGGGGAAAAAAGACTAAAGTGCGCGGGTTTCTGCGGGTGAATTGTGATGAAATGCGgctggaaagaaaagacatttcatACCAACCTCCACTTGGTCCTGCGGTTCTGGAACCAGGTTTTGACCTGGGCGTCTGTCATCTTCAGACTCTTGGCCAGAGCTGCCCGCTCAGCGCTGGCCAGGTACTTCTGCCGGTGGAAGCGCTTCTCCAGCTCGCAAATCTGAACCCTGGAGAAGGACGTGCGGGGCTTTTTCCGTTTGGGAGGTGTCCGGTTCTGGTACGGGTGTCCTATCCGCCGCGTAACGGCGAACGGAACCAGAGCAGCTGCATTgaacagagagatagagaggagaGGCGCACACCGGTGAGTGGAAGATGAGATTTCATACAGCACCAAACAGACTAATTCACTCCCCACTCTGTATGGAAATTCAAGGCCATATATCACAGATATCTGCCCTGTTTGACAACAATTCCCCATTTAGATAGTGTAAGCTCTGTGTGAGAAATGTGAGATGAAATTTATTGTGAAAGATAAGTCTGGCCAATGTACTGAGGAAAGTGCATTtactaaaactaaataaatactGATCTTAAGGTTGTGTGGGATTTCACAGATGATCTCCGTTGTGGTGATTACAGAGAGGACAGCGGGTCTACTGGCCTGTTTATCTGCTCTTTACATACCTTATTATGGGCCTTTActaaaaaatgttcttgttaGTGTTTAACAGCCTATAACGGACTGCGGCTGCTGTGTGATTTagtgtttttaaacaaacttcAATCCGCTTAATCTACACTTCAactttctttacattttggtcaaaaaatacaccacaccctttattattttatactgtgttttccttcattttccttttgattcCTGAAGGAAATTATTTGACAGCCTGTGTTTCTTATCTGTCTTCAGTTTAGCCTATTAgtcacatttcagttcattttcacgACAGTAGATTGTGACATGCTGGTGCTGTTTGGctataaaaaataaagcctGATTAAAGTAGCTGTTTGACTGTATATcgctgtatttgttttgcataGATACatgttgtaaaaatgaaacattgaaTTCCTAAAACACAAGTCAGTCACGCAGAATGCCTTTAAATATAATCTGTAAATGTAggtattattaaaaaaaatcctgttgtAGTTTCCCCCTTCTGTTTTAaggtttttaaataattaaaatgaaaatatttcagctggCTGTAAATAGCCTCTACGGGTATTTGGTATAGGTGTTTTAAGTGTTCAGCAGCagttaaaacacaataaaatattaatgagGGGAACCATTTATGTCTAACAGCTGGCCTACCTGATATTCTCTCCTTGGCGAACCTGTTTCCTATCCAGGGGAAGCACAGTCCTCCAAACCCAGGGACAGCGCTCTGCACGGGGGTCGGGGGTCCCGGAGCTGTCATGGGTCTGTGGGCCGGGACTCGAATCACTCCCCGACTGCCCAGACTCCTGCTCTCCGCGTATGAACCTGAAGCCTCCACCGGTGGCATAATGCCGGAGAGGGAAATAGACAGCGCGGTGTATGAGGGCGCGCTCGCC containing:
- the LOC124068470 gene encoding Kv channel-interacting protein 1 isoform X2, producing the protein MGLVMGTFSMQSKPVNYHKDKADDDLEMTMVCHRPEGLDQLEAQTNFSKRELQVLYRGFKNECPSGVVNEETFKQIYSQFFPHGDASTYAHFLFNAFDSAHTGSIKFEDFVTALSILLRGSVTEKLQWTFNLYDINRDGYINKEEMTDIVRAIYDMMGKYTYPVLKTDAPKQHVDAFFQKMDKNRDGVVTLDEFILSCQEDENIMRSLQLFENVI
- the LOC124068470 gene encoding Kv channel-interacting protein 1 isoform X1, which codes for MGAVVGTLTMQTKQRRPSRDKADDDLEMTMVCHRPEGLDQLEAQTNFSKRELQVLYRGFKNECPSGVVNEETFKQIYSQFFPHGDASTYAHFLFNAFDSAHTGSIKFEDFVTALSILLRGSVTEKLQWTFNLYDINRDGYINKEEMTDIVRAIYDMMGKYTYPVLKTDAPKQHVDAFFQKMDKNRDGVVTLDEFILSCQEDENIMRSLQLFENVI
- the LOC124068470 gene encoding Kv channel-interacting protein 1 isoform X3 gives rise to the protein MTMVCHRPEGLDQLEAQTNFSKRELQVLYRGFKNECPSGVVNEETFKQIYSQFFPHGDASTYAHFLFNAFDSAHTGSIKFEDFVTALSILLRGSVTEKLQWTFNLYDINRDGYINKEEMTDIVRAIYDMMGKYTYPVLKTDAPKQHVDAFFQKMDKNRDGVVTLDEFILSCQEDENIMRSLQLFENVI
- the LOC124068469 gene encoding T-cell leukemia homeobox protein 3-like, whose product is MEQAPSAPSPPPKPAHHEPISFGIDQILGASTEPENGRTTGRQSGTDLSNGDSYYSLGSPTGASAPSYTALSISLSGIMPPVEASGSYAESRSLGSRGVIRVPAHRPMTAPGPPTPVQSAVPGFGGLCFPWIGNRFAKERISAALVPFAVTRRIGHPYQNRTPPKRKKPRTSFSRVQICELEKRFHRQKYLASAERAALAKSLKMTDAQVKTWFQNRRTKWRRQTAEEREAERQQANRLILQLQQSALQKSLSESAVSDPLCAHNSSLYALQNLQPWAEDRE